One Rhizobiales bacterium GAS188 DNA window includes the following coding sequences:
- a CDS encoding UDP-glucuronate decarboxylase: MHNRRVLITGGAGFIGSHLCEELLARGDEVLCVDNFYTGTRHNVQHLIANPRFELMRHDVCFPLYVEVDEIYNLACPASPVHYQHDPVQTTKTSVHGAINMLGLAKRVKAKILQASTSEVYGDPVVHPQPESYWGNVNPIGPRSCYDEGKRCAETLFFDYRRQHELRIKVARIFNTYGPRMHPNDGRVVSNFIMQALRGEDITIYGDGSQTRSFCYVDDLVDGLIRLMDTPDEVTGPINLGNPGEFTIRQLAQAVIELTGSSSRLVARPLPQDDPRQRQPNLTLAKEMLGWQPTTKLREGLTMAIAHFRQVLAGRSTQEIAAQDIAAQDIAARDAAQAGSGGHQVMEEQVLALTR; this comes from the coding sequence TTGCACAATCGACGTGTCTTGATTACGGGTGGGGCCGGCTTCATCGGCTCGCATCTGTGCGAAGAGCTTCTGGCGCGCGGCGACGAGGTGCTGTGCGTCGATAATTTCTACACCGGCACGCGCCACAACGTGCAGCATCTCATCGCCAATCCGCGTTTCGAGCTGATGCGCCATGATGTGTGCTTTCCGCTCTATGTCGAGGTGGACGAGATCTACAATCTCGCCTGCCCGGCCTCGCCGGTGCACTACCAGCATGATCCGGTGCAGACGACCAAGACGAGCGTGCATGGCGCCATCAACATGCTCGGCCTCGCCAAACGCGTCAAAGCCAAGATCCTGCAAGCCTCGACCTCGGAAGTCTATGGCGATCCCGTCGTGCATCCGCAGCCGGAGAGCTATTGGGGCAACGTCAATCCGATCGGCCCGCGCTCCTGCTATGACGAGGGCAAACGCTGCGCCGAGACCTTGTTCTTCGATTATCGCCGCCAGCACGAGCTGCGCATCAAGGTGGCCCGCATCTTCAACACCTACGGGCCGCGCATGCATCCCAATGACGGGCGCGTCGTCTCGAACTTCATCATGCAGGCGCTGCGCGGCGAAGACATCACCATCTATGGCGACGGCAGCCAGACGCGCTCATTCTGCTATGTCGACGATCTCGTCGACGGCCTGATCCGGCTCATGGACACGCCGGACGAGGTGACGGGCCCGATCAATCTCGGCAATCCCGGAGAGTTCACCATCCGGCAATTGGCGCAAGCCGTCATCGAGCTGACCGGATCCTCATCGCGGCTCGTGGCGCGGCCCTTGCCGCAGGACGATCCGAGGCAACGGCAGCCCAATCTCACACTGGCCAAGGAGATGCTGGGCTGGCAGCCGACCACCAAGCTGCGTGAGGGGCTCACCATGGCGATCGCGCATTTCCGCCAGGTCCTCGCAGGCAGGTCGACGCAAGAGATCGCGGCGCAAGACATCGCGGCCCAAGATATTGCGGCTAGGGACGCTGCACAAGCAGGTTCCGGGGGACATCAGGTGATGGAGGAGCAAGTGCTCGCATTGACCAGGTGA
- a CDS encoding 3-phenylpropionate/trans-cinnamate dioxygenase ferredoxin reductase subunit, translating to MSRRRHLVFNGKPVEATAGESLIDAALGGSILIPHDCRSGQCESCRVTILSGLVDDHGTAEGRTVLACQATVSGDAEVLFEELPLPVKRAGVIVEINNLSPEIVEVVMATSQPLEFRPGQYVRLKLAGFPAREFSPTFRMDGSSKSTELVFHVRRLTDGLVSSELGAGIRPGHAAHVQGPFGQAYLRGGEGPLVLVAGGTGWAPIWALARAARLSQPGRELMIIAGSRDADNLYMRPSLDWLSDDGVREIIATTEIGAVHPIKPGRPTQYLPLLGIEDTVHVAGPSALVDAVKNKARSANAPCYGDAFLPSSQGLSLMDRITRRWRVRQEPQRQDA from the coding sequence ATGTCCAGGCGTCGTCATCTTGTTTTCAATGGCAAGCCCGTCGAAGCGACTGCCGGCGAGAGCCTGATCGACGCCGCGCTCGGCGGATCGATTCTCATTCCGCATGATTGCCGCTCGGGCCAATGCGAAAGCTGCCGGGTGACGATCCTCTCAGGGCTGGTCGATGATCATGGCACTGCCGAAGGCCGCACGGTGCTGGCCTGTCAGGCGACCGTGTCGGGCGACGCCGAAGTCCTGTTCGAGGAATTGCCGCTGCCGGTGAAGCGTGCCGGCGTGATTGTCGAGATCAACAATTTGTCTCCCGAAATCGTCGAGGTGGTGATGGCGACGAGCCAGCCTCTCGAATTTCGGCCTGGCCAATATGTTCGCCTGAAGCTTGCGGGATTTCCGGCCCGCGAATTCAGCCCGACCTTCCGGATGGACGGTTCGTCCAAGAGCACCGAGCTCGTCTTCCATGTCCGGCGGTTGACGGATGGTCTCGTGTCGAGCGAGCTCGGCGCGGGCATCAGGCCCGGGCACGCTGCTCATGTGCAAGGCCCGTTCGGCCAGGCCTATCTCCGCGGTGGCGAAGGCCCCTTGGTCCTGGTTGCGGGCGGCACGGGATGGGCCCCGATCTGGGCCTTGGCCCGCGCAGCGCGGTTGAGCCAACCCGGGCGTGAGCTGATGATCATCGCCGGCAGCCGGGATGCCGACAACCTCTACATGCGGCCTTCGCTCGATTGGCTCAGCGATGATGGGGTCCGCGAGATCATCGCAACGACGGAAATCGGAGCCGTGCACCCGATCAAGCCCGGGCGACCGACGCAATACTTGCCCTTGCTCGGGATCGAGGACACCGTTCACGTCGCCGGTCCTTCCGCACTTGTCGATGCGGTGAAGAACAAGGCACGCTCTGCGAACGCGCCGTGCTACGGCGATGCATTTCTCCCCAGTTCGCAAGGGCTGTCGCTGATGGACCGGATCACGCGTCGGTGGCGTGTCCGCCAGGAGCCGCAGCGGCAGGACGCCTGA
- a CDS encoding phosphate ABC transporter substrate-binding protein, PhoT family, with translation MPLCKNAVIALFVVACGFCLATKTQAQTQVLEVVGTGDGIDLLRALSASFMEQDKSVRIEVPPSIGSGGGIAAVGSGKAILGRVARRLSDAEKAANIVYKPVARLPSAFFVNPLAKVSSITSEQLLGIYSGKITNWKEVDGADQRIRVVRREDADSTLTVLRESMPGWHDLMITEKSKTASTTQEAVETVRDVPGAIGFGPFSRPLEQELTVLRIDGHYPTDAEYPSSVVLALIYMNDIKNAEALAFIKFFDGPKAREVIANLGSVPVKPQATAAQ, from the coding sequence ATGCCTCTTTGCAAAAACGCGGTCATTGCCCTTTTCGTCGTCGCCTGCGGGTTTTGCCTCGCAACAAAAACCCAGGCGCAGACGCAGGTTTTGGAGGTCGTCGGGACCGGAGACGGTATCGACCTTCTGCGCGCCCTCAGCGCCAGCTTCATGGAGCAAGACAAGTCCGTCCGCATCGAGGTCCCGCCGAGCATCGGGTCCGGCGGCGGCATCGCGGCGGTGGGGTCCGGCAAGGCGATCCTCGGTCGTGTCGCGCGCCGGCTTTCGGATGCCGAGAAGGCGGCGAACATCGTTTACAAACCGGTCGCACGCCTGCCGTCGGCGTTCTTCGTCAATCCCCTCGCCAAGGTCAGCTCCATTACCAGCGAGCAGCTTCTCGGCATCTATTCCGGCAAGATCACCAATTGGAAGGAGGTCGATGGCGCCGACCAGCGGATCCGTGTCGTGCGGCGGGAGGACGCGGACAGCACCTTGACGGTGCTCCGCGAGAGCATGCCCGGATGGCACGATCTGATGATCACCGAGAAATCGAAGACGGCTTCCACCACGCAAGAGGCCGTCGAAACGGTCCGGGACGTGCCGGGCGCGATCGGCTTTGGGCCGTTCTCCCGGCCATTGGAGCAGGAGCTGACCGTGCTTCGCATCGACGGCCATTATCCGACGGATGCGGAATATCCATCGAGTGTCGTGCTGGCGCTGATCTATATGAACGATATCAAGAATGCCGAGGCGCTTGCCTTCATTAAATTCTTCGATGGTCCGAAGGCCCGTGAGGTGATCGCCAATCTGGGCAGCGTGCCCGTCAAGCCGCAAGCCACCGCGGCGCAGTGA
- a CDS encoding DNA-binding transcriptional regulator, LysR family, with translation MRFDLVDLRLFLHVAEAASITHGAAKANMALASASERIRGMEELLGVALLERGRRGVRPTPAGRTLLHHARVVTQQIERMRGELSGYAGGLKGYVRLLANTSALSEFLPEVLNGFLATYPNIDIDLEEQPSYDIVRSVADGFADAGIVADIVDFAGLETFPFATDRLVIIMPRRHPLARRRSLPFRELLDHDFVGLGATSALQQHLGQHAVQAGRPLKLRVRLGSFDAVCRMVENGVGVAVIPETAARRSGKAMAIRIARLTDPWSLRRLTVCVRSLEALPIHAQRLVEHLRLQGAKAASAAGAAPARHGFAR, from the coding sequence ATGCGCTTCGATCTCGTCGACCTTCGGCTGTTCCTGCATGTGGCCGAGGCCGCCAGCATCACCCACGGAGCGGCGAAAGCCAATATGGCGCTGGCCTCCGCGAGCGAGCGCATTCGCGGCATGGAAGAGCTGCTCGGCGTGGCGCTGCTCGAGCGCGGTCGGCGAGGGGTGCGGCCGACGCCTGCCGGACGGACGCTGCTGCATCACGCGCGGGTCGTGACGCAGCAGATCGAGCGGATGCGCGGCGAGCTCTCCGGTTATGCAGGTGGCTTGAAAGGCTATGTCCGGCTCTTGGCGAACACATCGGCGCTGAGCGAGTTCCTGCCGGAAGTGCTCAACGGCTTTCTCGCGACGTACCCGAATATCGACATCGATCTCGAGGAGCAGCCGAGCTACGACATCGTCCGTTCGGTGGCGGATGGTTTTGCCGATGCCGGCATCGTCGCCGACATCGTCGATTTCGCGGGCCTCGAGACCTTCCCGTTCGCGACCGACAGGCTGGTCATCATCATGCCGCGCCGGCACCCCCTCGCTCGCCGCCGAAGCCTGCCCTTTCGCGAACTGCTCGACCATGATTTCGTCGGGCTCGGTGCCACGAGTGCGCTGCAGCAGCATCTGGGGCAGCATGCCGTCCAGGCCGGTCGGCCGCTCAAGCTGCGCGTGCGGCTGGGCAGCTTCGATGCCGTCTGTCGCATGGTGGAGAACGGAGTCGGTGTCGCGGTGATCCCCGAAACCGCGGCCCGCAGGAGCGGCAAGGCGATGGCGATCCGCATCGCCCGGCTGACGGATCCCTGGTCGCTGCGCCGCCTGACCGTCTGCGTCCGCAGCCTGGAGGCGTTGCCGATCCATGCGCAGCGGCTCGTCGAGCATCTGCGGCTGCAGGGGGCGAAGGCGGCTTCGGCGGCCGGTGCTGCGCCAGCTCGCCATGGCTTCGCCCGATGA
- a CDS encoding Cytochrome b subunit of formate dehydrogenase, which translates to MDDAVTKPSASALADESGRRPSSRDEPPRTDIGTLILHWATAIAFIVSLFTGIRIAADALDAPVSKWLSPILPQGEIWSWHFLAGLTLFFSGSAYVAYLMRSGLGQRNSLKKTRVLSMPAPAKMKWGAVNVALHWFVYALVVFLTVTGIILYLGYGNWWVYLHSVAAFVGLAYIFIHVTGHYLQGGWWQVFRVFRPARLAITRAVRPKPVLIALGAGVLFAALVAASDWATRDTLIMGRVNEAPKLEALLDDPVWSRARPVFIQTQQGANLGGTGESLVEVRAAQDGQKAYFAFRWEDPTRSLKRIPIIKKEDGWHVLDVNTARQDVVDYYEDKLAIVFSDNPSLGGAGSTFLGPNPLPDGKPQPLNERGFHYTTDGSYMDMWQWKASRGGLLGRVDSQYFGPPYEPSKDEASYNARYQGGYWNKPGRSLYSYNFKFIRKDKDPNAPATIVRLPKDWKAQVAALGKYDLDPNSSDDENGRWYMFESESEPYTPEADAKIPVGTVLPGVIINGDNDGERADVIGRAKWKDGHWTLVTARDLKISSKYGKNFVAGQPLYMWVAVFDHTQTRHTVHSRPVRVVLQE; encoded by the coding sequence ATGGACGATGCCGTCACTAAGCCAAGCGCCAGTGCTTTGGCGGACGAGAGTGGGAGACGGCCGAGTTCTCGAGACGAACCGCCGCGCACGGATATCGGTACGCTGATCTTGCATTGGGCGACCGCGATCGCGTTCATCGTCAGTCTCTTCACGGGAATCCGCATCGCCGCGGATGCACTGGACGCCCCGGTCTCAAAATGGCTCTCGCCGATCTTGCCACAGGGCGAAATATGGTCCTGGCATTTCCTGGCAGGCCTGACCCTGTTCTTTAGCGGGTCGGCCTATGTCGCTTATCTCATGCGCAGCGGCCTTGGCCAGCGCAACAGCCTCAAGAAGACGCGTGTGCTATCGATGCCGGCGCCGGCAAAAATGAAATGGGGCGCCGTCAATGTTGCGCTGCATTGGTTCGTCTATGCGCTGGTCGTCTTCCTTACCGTCACCGGCATCATCCTCTATCTCGGTTACGGAAACTGGTGGGTCTATCTGCACTCGGTCGCCGCTTTCGTCGGGCTCGCCTACATCTTCATCCATGTCACCGGGCATTATCTGCAAGGCGGCTGGTGGCAGGTTTTCCGGGTGTTCCGACCGGCGCGATTGGCGATCACGAGGGCCGTTCGACCGAAGCCGGTGCTTATCGCTCTTGGCGCCGGCGTCCTGTTCGCAGCCCTTGTCGCCGCCTCGGATTGGGCGACGCGAGACACCCTGATCATGGGCCGCGTGAACGAAGCACCGAAGCTCGAGGCTCTCCTCGACGACCCCGTATGGTCGCGTGCCCGCCCGGTCTTCATCCAGACGCAACAGGGTGCCAATCTCGGCGGGACCGGTGAATCGTTGGTGGAGGTGCGCGCGGCGCAGGACGGACAGAAGGCTTATTTTGCCTTCCGTTGGGAGGATCCGACACGCTCGCTGAAACGCATTCCGATCATCAAGAAGGAAGATGGCTGGCACGTCCTCGATGTCAACACCGCCCGCCAGGATGTCGTCGATTATTACGAGGACAAGCTCGCCATCGTCTTCTCCGACAACCCGTCGCTCGGCGGGGCGGGCTCCACTTTTCTCGGACCTAATCCCCTCCCCGACGGCAAGCCGCAGCCTTTGAACGAGCGGGGTTTCCACTACACGACCGACGGCAGCTATATGGATATGTGGCAATGGAAAGCCTCGCGCGGCGGGCTGCTGGGACGGGTGGACAGCCAATATTTCGGGCCTCCTTACGAACCGAGCAAGGACGAGGCGAGCTACAATGCGCGCTACCAGGGCGGTTATTGGAATAAACCTGGTCGCAGCCTCTACAGCTACAACTTCAAATTCATCCGCAAGGACAAGGACCCGAACGCACCGGCGACCATCGTTCGCCTGCCGAAGGACTGGAAGGCGCAGGTGGCGGCGCTCGGCAAATACGACCTCGACCCGAACAGCAGCGATGACGAGAACGGGCGCTGGTACATGTTCGAATCCGAAAGCGAGCCCTATACGCCCGAGGCCGATGCGAAGATCCCGGTCGGCACCGTGCTGCCGGGCGTGATCATCAACGGCGACAATGACGGGGAGCGGGCTGATGTCATCGGCCGGGCAAAGTGGAAGGACGGGCATTGGACGCTGGTAACCGCCCGCGACCTGAAGATAAGCAGCAAATACGGCAAGAACTTCGTCGCAGGACAGCCTCTCTATATGTGGGTCGCGGTGTTCGATCACACCCAGACGCGCCACACAGTCCACTCGCGTCCGGTTCGCGTCGTCCTGCAGGAATGA
- a CDS encoding Disulfide bond formation protein DsbB has product MLTRRAALTLNALSLYGVAGVLVAAFAAQFILNELPCPLCLLQRLAFALLAVGPVLNLRYGPRPSHYALSIIAALLGAGFAGRQILLHIMPGDPGYGTAILGYHYYTWAFLSFAAALLLLGLIMLFDEQFHPSQDARTPALFERAAVWLIITVAAASVLSTLVECGFRECAENPVLYELLQR; this is encoded by the coding sequence ATGCTCACACGCAGGGCCGCGCTCACCCTCAACGCGCTCAGCCTTTATGGCGTTGCCGGCGTGCTGGTCGCCGCCTTCGCGGCGCAGTTCATCCTCAATGAGCTGCCCTGTCCGCTCTGCCTCCTGCAGCGCCTCGCCTTCGCTCTGCTTGCGGTCGGGCCGGTGCTGAATCTGCGCTATGGCCCGCGACCGAGCCATTATGCGCTGTCGATCATCGCCGCGCTCCTCGGCGCAGGCTTCGCTGGGCGCCAGATCCTGTTGCACATCATGCCGGGCGATCCGGGCTATGGCACGGCGATCCTGGGCTATCACTACTACACATGGGCCTTCCTCAGCTTCGCGGCGGCCCTCTTGCTCCTCGGTCTGATCATGCTGTTCGACGAGCAATTCCATCCCTCGCAGGATGCCCGCACGCCGGCGCTCTTCGAACGGGCCGCGGTCTGGCTCATCATCACCGTCGCTGCGGCCAGCGTCCTCAGCACGCTGGTCGAATGCGGATTCCGCGAATGCGCCGAAAATCCGGTGCTCTACGAGCTCCTGCAGCGCTAA
- a CDS encoding 3-phenylpropionate/trans-cinnamate dioxygenase ferredoxin reductase subunit produces MAGAGIVVAGTGQAGYQLAASLRELGYEGAITLVGEEPHEPYRRPPLSKTFLAAEASQESLMLRPSAFFRDRRITMLPDMQVVSIDRARRQVALCDGGRLEYDHLALAVGARNRLLPVPGAGREGVRYLRSLPESRALRDLLQGPKLSIIVIGAGFIGLEFAVVARKLGHGVTVLEIGDRAMGRAISATCAAYFASAHRGLGIDLRFATAALRILGEGEHGRVRAVELTDGVTLPADLVVVGIGVIPNVELAAEAGLATGDGIRVDPYLSTDDPSVSAFGDCAVFPTPHAGGRQVRLESVQNAVDQGKSLAARLVGRPAVYEALPWFWSDQGALKLQIAGLSHGSDHEVTRGDPASGSFSVFRFCGARLIAVESLNRAGDHVAARRLLAARAPVSPAQAADLSHDLKAQAHSVSAA; encoded by the coding sequence ATGGCGGGCGCCGGGATCGTCGTCGCCGGCACGGGCCAGGCGGGATATCAGCTTGCCGCATCGCTGCGGGAGCTCGGATATGAGGGCGCGATCACGCTTGTGGGTGAGGAACCTCACGAGCCCTATCGCAGGCCGCCCTTGTCGAAGACGTTCCTGGCGGCAGAGGCCTCACAAGAGAGCCTGATGCTGCGGCCGAGCGCCTTCTTCCGTGACCGCCGGATCACCATGCTGCCGGATATGCAGGTCGTCAGCATCGATCGCGCGCGCCGCCAGGTCGCGCTCTGCGATGGCGGGCGCCTCGAATATGATCATCTCGCCCTCGCGGTCGGTGCGCGCAACCGGCTCCTTCCGGTCCCGGGGGCCGGGCGCGAAGGCGTGCGATATCTGCGCAGCCTCCCCGAGTCGCGGGCCCTGCGCGACCTCCTGCAAGGGCCGAAGCTGTCGATCATCGTGATCGGAGCCGGCTTCATCGGGCTCGAATTCGCGGTCGTGGCGCGCAAGCTCGGCCATGGGGTCACCGTCCTCGAGATCGGCGATCGGGCCATGGGGCGGGCCATCTCCGCCACTTGCGCCGCCTACTTCGCCTCCGCCCACCGGGGTTTGGGGATTGATCTGCGGTTCGCGACGGCCGCGCTGCGCATCTTGGGTGAGGGCGAGCACGGCCGCGTCCGGGCGGTCGAGTTGACAGACGGTGTGACGTTGCCTGCCGATCTCGTGGTGGTCGGCATCGGCGTCATCCCCAATGTGGAGCTTGCGGCCGAGGCCGGCCTGGCGACCGGGGACGGGATACGGGTCGATCCCTATCTCTCGACGGATGATCCGTCAGTGTCGGCGTTCGGCGATTGCGCCGTCTTCCCGACGCCGCATGCCGGTGGCCGGCAGGTGCGGCTCGAATCCGTCCAGAACGCAGTCGACCAGGGGAAATCGCTCGCGGCGCGCCTCGTCGGACGTCCGGCCGTCTATGAGGCGCTACCATGGTTCTGGAGTGATCAGGGGGCTCTCAAGCTGCAGATCGCCGGCCTTTCCCACGGGAGCGATCATGAGGTCACGCGGGGCGATCCGGCATCGGGCAGCTTCTCGGTGTTCCGTTTTTGCGGGGCGCGCCTGATCGCGGTCGAATCCCTCAATCGCGCCGGTGACCATGTCGCGGCGCGCCGCCTGCTTGCCGCCCGCGCCCCGGTGAGCCCGGCGCAAGCGGCCGATCTCAGCCACGATCTCAAGGCGCAGGCTCATTCCGTGTCCGCTGCCTGA